The proteins below are encoded in one region of Aquisphaera giovannonii:
- a CDS encoding DUF692 domain-containing protein yields MNRERTRSPIEALPSLGVGLGFREPYRADVLLHREQVDFLEITADHYMDAPAAKLRELELLAGHFTLIPHGLSLSLGSAEGLDPDYRDTLLGLVRSLDPPWWSEHVAFTRAGGIELGHLAPLPFSNGALDVLSANIAEVQALIDVPLILENITYDFRVPGAELDEADFLAELAGRTGCGLLLDVTNLYTNSMNHGGDPRAFIDRLPPDRIVQLHFVGGHDEGGGRLIDSHSAPTPSAVWDLMDYVLERAPVRGLILERDEDLPPFAELLGELDRARAIAGRHGRWPCPSSSAS; encoded by the coding sequence ATGAATCGCGAACGAACGAGGTCACCGATCGAGGCCCTACCGTCGCTCGGCGTCGGTCTCGGCTTCCGCGAGCCGTACCGGGCGGATGTCCTGCTCCACCGGGAGCAGGTGGACTTCCTCGAGATCACGGCCGACCACTACATGGACGCCCCCGCGGCGAAGCTCCGCGAGCTGGAGCTGCTGGCCGGCCACTTCACGCTGATCCCGCACGGGCTGAGCCTCTCCCTCGGCAGCGCAGAGGGGCTGGACCCGGACTATCGCGACACCCTCCTGGGCCTGGTCCGGAGCCTCGATCCCCCCTGGTGGAGCGAGCACGTCGCCTTCACCCGGGCCGGCGGGATCGAGCTGGGGCACCTGGCCCCCTTGCCGTTCTCGAACGGGGCCCTGGACGTGCTGTCGGCGAACATCGCCGAGGTCCAGGCGCTCATTGATGTTCCCCTGATCCTGGAGAACATCACGTACGACTTCCGCGTCCCGGGCGCGGAGCTCGACGAGGCCGACTTCCTGGCCGAGCTCGCCGGGCGGACCGGCTGCGGGCTCCTGCTGGACGTCACCAATTTATATACGAACTCGATGAATCACGGCGGCGACCCGCGGGCGTTCATCGACCGCCTGCCGCCCGACCGGATCGTCCAGCTCCACTTCGTCGGCGGCCATGACGAGGGCGGCGGCCGCCTGATCGACAGCCACTCCGCCCCCACGCCCTCGGCGGTGTGGGACCTGATGGATTACGTGCTCGAGCGGGCCCCGGTGCGGGGCCTGATCCTCGAGCGCGACGAGGACCTGCCCCCGTTCGCCGAGCTCCTGGGCGAGCTCGACCGGGCCCGGGCGATCGCCGGGAGGCACGGCCGATGGCCCTGTCCGAGCTCCAGCGCGAGCTGA
- a CDS encoding TIGR04222 domain-containing membrane protein, with protein MQWLLHNPIADMRGPSFLAFYLAVLAVACLVVRIRSRLLDPTLGREPPIVPGKLDAHEIAFLRGDTPRLLAVSVFDLERRGFLKTHLPATTGGQLRIGRADELPDCRSLPEFERELLEELKTPVEVPKLRTDRRLLRLAEAHGESLREPLEEDLLLMPAGCRAAAREFTLPAASCFALLGGYKLFLALDHGRHNVGLLVALGFFGVNAILMLGRPSRLTRMGKDYLARLKTTFDDWPAVATRPEAVKSPAAVMAVAVLGIPALVGTELENTWKPLMPRPETTGCGCAACGGAGGCSGGGGCGGGCGGCGGCGG; from the coding sequence ATGCAATGGCTGCTCCATAACCCGATCGCCGACATGCGCGGGCCGAGCTTCCTGGCGTTCTACCTGGCCGTCCTCGCCGTCGCGTGCCTCGTCGTCCGGATCCGCTCACGGCTGCTGGACCCGACCCTCGGCCGCGAGCCGCCGATCGTGCCCGGCAAGCTGGACGCCCACGAGATCGCCTTCCTGCGGGGAGACACCCCCCGCCTGCTGGCCGTCTCCGTGTTCGACCTCGAGCGTCGCGGCTTCCTCAAGACCCACCTCCCCGCCACGACCGGCGGCCAACTGCGGATCGGCCGGGCCGACGAGCTCCCCGATTGCCGCTCCCTGCCGGAATTCGAGCGCGAGCTGCTCGAGGAGCTGAAGACCCCCGTCGAGGTGCCCAAGCTCCGCACGGATCGCCGCCTGCTCCGCCTGGCGGAGGCCCACGGCGAATCGCTCCGCGAGCCCCTGGAGGAGGACCTCCTGCTGATGCCCGCCGGCTGCCGCGCCGCGGCCCGGGAGTTCACGCTGCCGGCCGCGTCGTGCTTCGCCCTGCTCGGCGGCTACAAGCTCTTCCTCGCCCTGGACCACGGCCGCCACAACGTCGGCTTACTCGTGGCCCTCGGTTTCTTCGGGGTCAACGCCATCCTCATGCTCGGCCGGCCGTCCCGGCTGACGAGGATGGGCAAAGACTACCTGGCCCGGCTGAAGACCACCTTCGACGACTGGCCCGCCGTGGCCACGCGGCCGGAGGCCGTGAAGAGCCCGGCCGCCGTCATGGCAGTCGCCGTGCTCGGCATCCCCGCGCTCGTCGGCACGGAGCTGGAGAACACCTGGAAGCCTCTCATGCCGCGGCCCGAGACCACCGGCTGCGGGTGTGCCGCCTGCGGAGGGGCCGGGGGCTGCTCGGGCGGCGGAGGCTGCGGCGGGGGTTGCGGCGGTTGCGGCGGGTGTGGAGGCTGA
- a CDS encoding polyhydroxyalkanoic acid system family protein translates to MAELNVAIKHGQALEAARVNFERAILKAKADHSRWIHKVDWADDRKSAVLHGPSYAVTLSFDDQHVYAKGKIPLALKLFEGPVRRYVEHMLADMAAKPDGPA, encoded by the coding sequence ATGGCGGAGTTGAACGTGGCGATCAAGCATGGGCAGGCCCTGGAGGCCGCGCGGGTCAATTTCGAACGGGCGATCCTGAAGGCGAAGGCCGATCATTCGCGATGGATCCACAAGGTGGACTGGGCGGACGACCGGAAGTCGGCCGTGCTCCACGGGCCGTCGTACGCGGTGACGCTCAGCTTCGACGACCAGCACGTCTACGCGAAGGGCAAGATCCCGCTGGCCCTCAAGCTCTTCGAGGGGCCGGTGCGGCGGTACGTCGAGCACATGCTGGCCGACATGGCCGCGAAGCCGGACGGCCCGGCCTGA
- a CDS encoding gluconokinase has translation MIVVLMGVTGSGKTTVGRALAGQLGWTFCDADDYHPAANVEKMHRGIPLTDEDRKPWLERLSRVLDDATARGESLVLACSALKHVYQEYLRHHGDAVRYACLCGSPELIAARLSARHGHFMNPSLLASQLEILDPPDDAIRVDVTGTPGEIAREIRGKLGL, from the coding sequence ATGATCGTGGTGCTGATGGGCGTGACGGGCTCGGGGAAGACGACGGTGGGACGGGCCCTGGCGGGTCAGCTTGGGTGGACCTTCTGCGACGCCGACGACTACCACCCGGCGGCCAACGTCGAGAAGATGCATCGGGGAATCCCCCTGACGGACGAGGACCGCAAGCCCTGGCTCGAGCGGCTCTCGCGGGTCCTCGACGACGCGACGGCCCGCGGCGAGAGCCTCGTCCTGGCCTGCTCGGCGCTCAAGCACGTCTACCAGGAATACCTCCGCCACCACGGGGATGCCGTGCGGTACGCCTGCCTCTGCGGCTCGCCGGAGCTGATCGCGGCCCGGCTGTCCGCCCGCCACGGCCATTTCATGAACCCGTCCCTCCTGGCCAGCCAGCTTGAGATCCTCGACCCGCCGGACGACGCGATCCGGGTGGACGTCACCGGCACGCCGGGGGAAATCGCCCGGGAGATCCGCGGGAAGCTGGGGTTGTGA
- the asnB gene encoding asparagine synthase (glutamine-hydrolyzing), translated as MCGICGAAWGDPRDALDGDRLASMMDRIVHRGPDDAGTYRDGHAALGFRRLSIIDLAGGHQPLSNEDGSVWVAFNGEIYNYQALRHRLEARGHTLRSSGDTETLVHLYEDEGTGLFGLLRGMFAMAIWDAPRRTLILGRDRLGQKPLVYRHDGRRLVFASELKALLALPEADCPRAVDPRSLDEYLTYGYVPQPRTILRGVHKLPPGHFATWHDGVLKVEPYWQPDWNLERRRPAGEDAEALRETLTDAVREQMVADVPLGAFLSGGIDSTIIAGLMQRASGRPVKTFAIGFPDAAYDETRYAELAAQRLGTEHHTFMVEPKAWETLPALARQFDEPFADSSALPTWHVARETRREVTVALTGDAGDELFGGYDRYRALALTELFHRLPATPRRWIGKTMRRVLPRSGRSKSRLRALERLFERINDPAGARYLGWMVTFDEPSRLRLYSDAQLDLLAEASAHADDGGPGDPAGILAESCARAGKRDTVTQAMVGDILTYLPGDLLFKVDMASMAHSLECRGPFLDHRVVELAAAMPLDRKLRVRPGRSKVVLKRAFADLLPAEIAGRRKMGFGVPVGRWFKHELKDELQGILLDRSSLDRGLFRPEAIRSLVAEHVEGRREHGHRLWALLMLELWFRNYGG; from the coding sequence ATGTGCGGCATCTGCGGCGCGGCGTGGGGCGACCCGCGGGACGCCCTCGACGGCGACCGGCTGGCCTCGATGATGGACCGGATCGTGCATCGCGGGCCGGACGACGCCGGCACGTACCGCGACGGCCACGCCGCGCTCGGATTCCGGCGGCTGTCGATCATCGACCTGGCGGGCGGGCACCAGCCGCTTTCGAATGAGGACGGCTCGGTGTGGGTCGCCTTCAACGGCGAGATCTACAATTATCAGGCCCTCCGCCACCGGCTGGAGGCTCGCGGGCACACGCTGCGGTCGTCGGGCGACACGGAGACCCTCGTCCACCTCTACGAGGACGAGGGGACCGGCCTCTTCGGCCTCCTCCGGGGCATGTTCGCGATGGCCATCTGGGACGCCCCCCGGCGGACGCTCATCCTGGGCCGCGACCGGCTGGGCCAGAAGCCGCTCGTCTACCGCCACGACGGGCGCCGGCTGGTCTTCGCGAGCGAGCTCAAGGCCCTCCTCGCCCTGCCCGAGGCCGACTGCCCTCGGGCCGTCGACCCTCGAAGCCTGGACGAGTATTTGACGTATGGATACGTGCCGCAGCCGCGGACCATCCTCCGGGGCGTGCACAAGCTCCCGCCGGGCCACTTCGCGACGTGGCACGACGGCGTGCTGAAGGTCGAGCCGTATTGGCAGCCCGACTGGAACCTCGAGCGCCGGCGGCCGGCCGGGGAGGACGCGGAGGCACTCCGCGAGACGCTCACCGACGCGGTCCGCGAGCAGATGGTGGCCGACGTGCCGCTCGGCGCCTTCCTGTCCGGCGGGATCGACTCCACGATCATCGCCGGCCTGATGCAGCGGGCCTCGGGCCGCCCGGTGAAGACCTTCGCGATCGGCTTCCCGGACGCGGCGTACGACGAGACCCGCTACGCGGAGCTCGCGGCCCAACGCCTGGGGACCGAGCACCACACGTTCATGGTCGAGCCGAAGGCCTGGGAGACCTTGCCGGCCCTGGCGAGGCAGTTCGACGAGCCGTTCGCCGACAGCTCCGCCCTGCCGACCTGGCACGTCGCCCGCGAGACCCGGCGCGAGGTCACCGTGGCCCTCACGGGCGACGCCGGCGACGAGCTCTTCGGCGGCTACGACCGCTACAGGGCGCTCGCGCTCACGGAGCTGTTCCACCGCCTGCCGGCCACGCCCCGGCGCTGGATCGGCAAGACGATGCGCCGGGTGCTGCCCCGCTCCGGCCGGTCGAAGTCGCGGCTGCGGGCGCTCGAGCGGCTCTTCGAGCGGATCAACGACCCGGCCGGAGCCCGCTACCTCGGCTGGATGGTGACGTTCGACGAGCCGTCGCGGCTGCGGCTCTATTCCGACGCCCAGCTCGACCTCCTCGCCGAGGCCTCCGCGCACGCCGACGACGGCGGCCCTGGCGACCCGGCTGGCATCCTGGCGGAGTCCTGCGCCCGGGCCGGGAAGCGGGACACGGTGACGCAGGCGATGGTCGGGGACATCCTCACGTATCTCCCCGGCGACCTCCTGTTCAAGGTGGACATGGCGAGCATGGCGCACAGCCTGGAATGCCGCGGGCCGTTCCTGGACCACCGGGTCGTGGAGCTCGCCGCCGCCATGCCGCTGGACCGCAAGCTCCGCGTCCGTCCCGGCCGGTCCAAGGTGGTGCTCAAGCGGGCCTTCGCCGACCTCCTCCCCGCGGAGATCGCCGGTCGGCGCAAGATGGGGTTCGGCGTGCCCGTCGGCCGCTGGTTCAAGCACGAGCTGAAGGACGAGCTCCAGGGCATCCTGCTGGACCGCTCCTCGCTCGATCGCGGCCTCTTCCGCCCCGAGGCCATCCGCTCCCTCGTCGCCGAGCACGTCGAGGGCCGCCGCGAGCACGGGCACCGGTTGTGGGCCCTGCTGATGCTCGAGCTCTGGTTCCGGAATTACGGCGGTTGA
- the lon gene encoding endopeptidase La yields the protein MAERMTLPVLPLRGTVIFPGVTVPIGVGRPGTLRAIEAAIKEDRLVFAVAQRENVDEPAPEQLYTMGVVGRIGQVQRGLGGVQLLLQGEGRAAVLHYHPADEYLTVDAVPIEQMQPINQDDPAFAALYRETRERAMELGEKRGLPDEVLHQVLDSVTDPGPFADLVSGYVELPVSEKQALLETLGVEERLRRVLIHVQRQIGLLTAQAEIKSQVQEELGERQREMFLREQLKAIQKELGEDDQNREVTQLREKLGKLELPREARQEVERELGRLERSGRESMEAQVIRTYLEWVAELPWNARSDDQLDLTHAGEVLDEDHYGLKDVKDRVLEFLAVRQLRAKQLAEEVEKSGECSAAGLKPEKDTATPNLAGAADAEKDKAITDSKEAKARAMAKGPILLFVGPPGVGKTSIAKSIARSLGRKYVRAALGGVRDEADIRGHRRTYVGAMPGRIIQGMKQAGTKNPVFLLDEVDKLGVSYQGDPSSALLEVLDPAQNDSFTDHYLNVPFDLSEVLFIATANFPQNIPGPLLDRMEVVDFAGYTEREKAEIAKKYLIPRQLEDSGLKDRTIKLTDDAVAAIVGQYTRESGVRQLERQIGAVARKVARRIAAGERVATTIGAEEVRDLLGRPRVHPEHAGEASEVGVATGMYYTPAGGDIMFVEAAVRRLPSSPSKDGPAALGDGFGSLALILTGQLGDVMKESARAALTYAATHARSLKVPDERLGSVEVHVHVPAGAVPKDGPSAGVAMATAIISAMSGIPVRSDVAMTGEITLRGRVLPIGGVKEKVLGAHRAGIKHIILPAQNEADLEDIPEDVQSALEFHFVSNLDEAFALTLDRKEPKPAEELQPVG from the coding sequence ATGGCTGAGAGAATGACCCTGCCGGTGTTGCCGTTGCGCGGCACCGTGATCTTCCCGGGCGTGACCGTGCCGATCGGCGTGGGGCGGCCCGGGACGCTCCGTGCGATCGAGGCGGCGATCAAGGAGGACCGCCTGGTCTTCGCGGTCGCCCAGCGCGAGAACGTGGACGAGCCGGCCCCCGAGCAGCTCTACACGATGGGCGTGGTCGGGCGGATCGGGCAGGTCCAGCGCGGGCTCGGCGGCGTGCAGCTATTGCTCCAGGGCGAGGGCCGCGCCGCGGTGCTGCACTACCACCCGGCCGACGAATACCTGACCGTCGACGCCGTGCCGATCGAGCAGATGCAGCCGATCAACCAGGACGACCCGGCGTTCGCCGCGCTCTACCGAGAGACCCGCGAGCGGGCCATGGAGCTGGGCGAGAAGCGCGGCCTGCCCGACGAGGTCCTGCACCAGGTCCTGGACTCGGTGACCGATCCCGGCCCGTTCGCCGACCTCGTCTCGGGCTACGTCGAGCTGCCCGTCTCGGAGAAGCAGGCGCTGCTGGAGACCCTCGGCGTCGAGGAGCGGCTCCGCCGCGTCCTGATCCACGTCCAGCGCCAGATCGGCCTGCTGACGGCCCAGGCCGAGATCAAGAGCCAGGTCCAGGAGGAGCTGGGTGAGCGCCAGCGCGAGATGTTCCTCCGCGAGCAGCTCAAGGCCATCCAGAAGGAGCTCGGCGAGGACGACCAGAACCGCGAGGTCACCCAGCTCCGCGAGAAGCTCGGCAAGCTCGAGCTGCCCAGGGAGGCCCGCCAGGAGGTCGAGCGCGAGCTCGGTCGCCTGGAGCGGTCCGGCCGCGAGTCGATGGAAGCCCAGGTGATCCGGACGTACCTGGAGTGGGTCGCCGAGCTCCCGTGGAACGCCCGGTCCGACGACCAGCTCGACCTGACGCACGCCGGCGAGGTCCTCGACGAGGACCACTACGGCCTGAAGGACGTCAAGGACCGCGTGCTCGAGTTCCTCGCCGTCCGGCAGCTCCGCGCGAAGCAGCTCGCCGAGGAGGTGGAGAAGTCCGGCGAATGCTCCGCCGCCGGCCTCAAGCCGGAGAAGGACACCGCCACCCCGAACCTCGCCGGCGCCGCCGACGCGGAGAAGGACAAGGCGATCACCGACTCCAAGGAGGCCAAGGCCCGCGCCATGGCGAAGGGGCCGATCCTCCTCTTCGTCGGCCCGCCGGGCGTCGGCAAGACGTCCATCGCCAAGAGCATCGCCCGCTCGCTCGGGCGCAAATATGTCCGCGCGGCGCTCGGCGGCGTCCGCGACGAGGCCGACATCCGCGGCCATCGCCGCACGTACGTCGGGGCCATGCCCGGCCGGATCATCCAGGGGATGAAGCAGGCCGGCACCAAGAACCCGGTCTTCCTCCTCGACGAGGTGGACAAGCTGGGCGTCTCCTACCAGGGGGATCCCTCCAGCGCCCTGCTCGAGGTGCTCGACCCGGCGCAGAACGACTCGTTCACGGACCACTACCTGAACGTGCCCTTCGACCTCAGCGAGGTGCTGTTCATCGCCACGGCGAACTTCCCGCAGAACATCCCCGGGCCGCTGCTGGACCGGATGGAGGTCGTGGACTTCGCCGGGTACACGGAGCGCGAGAAGGCGGAGATCGCCAAGAAGTACCTGATCCCGCGCCAGCTCGAAGACTCCGGGCTGAAGGACCGGACGATCAAGCTGACGGACGACGCCGTGGCGGCGATCGTCGGCCAGTACACCCGCGAGAGTGGCGTCCGCCAGCTCGAGCGGCAGATCGGCGCGGTGGCCCGCAAGGTCGCCCGGCGGATCGCCGCCGGCGAGCGGGTCGCCACGACGATCGGCGCCGAGGAGGTCCGCGACCTGCTGGGCCGGCCCAGGGTGCACCCGGAGCACGCCGGCGAGGCCAGCGAGGTGGGCGTGGCCACGGGCATGTACTACACGCCGGCCGGCGGCGACATCATGTTCGTCGAGGCCGCCGTGCGGCGGCTGCCGTCCTCGCCGTCGAAGGACGGACCGGCCGCGCTGGGCGACGGATTCGGCAGCCTAGCCCTGATCCTCACCGGCCAGCTCGGCGACGTGATGAAGGAGTCGGCCCGCGCCGCGCTCACCTACGCGGCGACGCACGCCCGCTCGCTGAAGGTCCCCGACGAGCGGCTCGGCTCGGTCGAGGTCCACGTCCACGTCCCGGCCGGCGCCGTCCCCAAGGACGGCCCCTCCGCGGGCGTGGCCATGGCCACCGCGATCATCTCCGCCATGTCGGGCATCCCCGTCCGCAGCGACGTCGCGATGACCGGCGAGATCACCCTCCGCGGCCGCGTCCTGCCGATCGGCGGCGTGAAGGAGAAGGTCCTGGGCGCCCACCGCGCCGGGATCAAGCACATCATCCTCCCGGCGCAGAACGAGGCCGACCTCGAGGACATCCCCGAGGACGTCCAGTCCGCCCTCGAGTTCCACTTCGTCTCCAACCTCGACGAGGCCTTCGCCCTGACCCTCGACCGCAAGGAGCCGAAGCCGGCCGAGGAGCTCCAGCCGGTGGGATGA
- a CDS encoding trypsin-like serine peptidase, translating into MPYHIDGPESGKLSAAIADAVRAPTKLDQVLTTKLDDSVWNYAGLGSDYTDIRFELVKAYNSQWHIDKLMAALLEVAPDNGLLLDFAWRHRLVQRPPDRPSDPALGRDSLERMLDPARGFADPVAFLKRFGEIMNRVCRISVPHDKGTMYGTGFLIGDETILTNYHVMEPLVTKVPGADRKNVDLLFDFRTAPDGVATSPGVSFKLFDHDTDWLIDESRYADADLAVKPVDEVLKADRPEDRLDYAVLRVAGSPGGNPIGVKPVAGSPPRGSLPLLDRDDGPDLEPSAAIFIFQHPKAAALRLDWEKPAVLGVNTNRTRVLYNVNTEGGSSGSPCFNAKLDLVALHHVGGKDWPAQVPFLYNQGIPVSAIRRLLEKRGKLALVK; encoded by the coding sequence GTGCCGTATCACATCGACGGGCCGGAGTCCGGCAAGCTGTCGGCCGCGATCGCCGACGCGGTGCGGGCGCCGACGAAGCTCGACCAGGTGCTCACCACCAAGCTCGACGACAGCGTCTGGAACTATGCCGGGTTGGGCAGCGACTACACCGACATCCGCTTCGAGCTGGTGAAGGCGTACAACTCGCAGTGGCACATCGACAAGTTGATGGCCGCCCTGCTGGAAGTGGCGCCGGACAACGGCCTGCTGCTCGACTTCGCGTGGCGGCACCGGCTGGTGCAGCGGCCGCCGGACCGGCCGTCGGACCCGGCCCTGGGCCGGGATTCCCTGGAGCGGATGCTCGACCCGGCGCGGGGCTTCGCGGACCCGGTCGCCTTCCTGAAGCGGTTCGGCGAGATCATGAACCGCGTCTGCCGGATCTCGGTGCCCCACGACAAGGGCACGATGTACGGCACGGGCTTCCTGATCGGGGACGAGACCATCCTCACGAACTACCACGTGATGGAGCCGCTGGTCACGAAGGTCCCCGGCGCCGACCGGAAGAACGTGGACCTCCTGTTCGACTTCCGCACCGCGCCCGACGGCGTGGCGACCTCGCCGGGCGTCTCCTTCAAGCTGTTCGACCACGACACGGACTGGCTGATCGACGAGAGCCGATACGCCGACGCCGACCTCGCCGTGAAGCCCGTGGACGAGGTGCTGAAGGCCGACCGGCCGGAGGACCGCCTCGATTACGCCGTGCTCCGCGTGGCCGGGAGCCCGGGCGGCAACCCGATCGGCGTGAAGCCCGTGGCGGGCTCGCCCCCGCGCGGCTCGCTGCCGCTGCTCGATCGGGATGACGGCCCCGACCTGGAGCCCTCCGCCGCGATCTTCATCTTCCAGCACCCCAAGGCCGCCGCGCTCCGGCTGGACTGGGAGAAGCCGGCGGTCCTAGGCGTGAACACCAACCGGACGCGCGTGCTCTACAACGTGAACACGGAGGGTGGCTCGTCCGGCTCGCCCTGCTTCAACGCGAAGCTGGACCTCGTGGCCCTGCACCACGTGGGCGGCAAGGACTGGCCCGCGCAGGTCCCGTTCCTCTACAACCAGGGGATCCCGGTCTCGGCGATCCGCCGGCTCCTGGAGAAGCGAGGCAAGCTGGCGCTCGTGAAATAG
- a CDS encoding effector-associated domain EAD1-containing protein: MGPAAGSCSLRRRVRPSRRPWRDEGRRPLFDALLDAFPSRSGLEQMLSLELDWKLEEISEPANLRVTTLRVIQHAESRGPQGVAQLVAAAFWVRPQNPLLLACRQRLGGRRP; encoded by the coding sequence ATCGGACCGGCGGCCGGAAGTTGCTCTCTTCGTCGCCGCGTCAGGCCGAGCCGGCGGCCCTGGCGCGACGAGGGTCGTCGGCCCCTGTTCGACGCCCTTCTGGACGCGTTCCCGAGCCGGTCGGGGCTGGAGCAGATGCTCTCGCTCGAGCTCGACTGGAAGCTGGAGGAGATCTCCGAGCCGGCCAACCTGCGGGTGACCACGCTGCGGGTCATCCAGCACGCCGAATCCCGGGGCCCGCAGGGCGTCGCGCAGTTGGTCGCCGCCGCCTTCTGGGTGCGCCCCCAGAATCCCCTCCTCCTGGCCTGCCGCCAGCGTTTGGGGGGGCGGCGACCGTGA
- a CDS encoding primary-amine oxidase — MSTLVQIGSLDGAVPGARRHPLEPLSREEVRAAVDVLRRAGKVAATTRFVSVALKEPDKATVHEGIAAADVAREAFAVLFDNAANACYEASVSLASGTLLSWEHIPGVQPTMTIDEQVECEQAVLNSPEFRAKLKEHAGTDDTSLVMVDIWSAGNYGDPEDGTRRLARPLCFLRSDPTDNGYARPLEGLRPVVDLNTMEVVRVEDHGRWPVPPGESNYAASRADRFRDDIKSLEIAQPDGPSFQVDGYRVAWQKWKFVIGFNAREGLTLHHLRYDDEGRERSILYRASLTEMVVPYGDPRPTQRRKNAFDVGEYGMGMCANSLVLGCDCLGLIRYFDAHLCDSRGEPFVLKNAVCMHEEDYGILWKHTDRRLPDAPEVRRSRRLVVSSVSTVENYEYGFFWYLYQDGTIQFEVKLTGILSLGAAMPGESPPHGVLVAPQVYAPNHQHFFNMRLDFDLDGVANTVQRVDVAADPIDDANPFENAFRERATPLSTEKAARGNLSLETARTWKVVNPNVLNHVGEPVGYRFLPGDNSVPFASPDAWWRRRAGFVENHVWVTPYHPGEKYGAGDYPNQSRGDDGLKRWTEADRPVEDTDVVLWYTFGHTHIPRPEDYPVMPTAYIGFTLKPAGFFTRNPAVDVPPSPKKGGMSCCH; from the coding sequence ATGTCCACACTCGTCCAGATCGGGTCGCTAGACGGGGCGGTGCCCGGAGCCCGGCGGCACCCGCTGGAGCCGCTCTCGCGCGAGGAGGTGCGAGCGGCCGTCGACGTCCTGCGCCGGGCGGGGAAGGTCGCGGCCACGACGCGGTTCGTCTCGGTCGCGCTCAAGGAGCCGGACAAGGCGACGGTCCACGAGGGGATCGCGGCGGCGGACGTCGCGCGCGAGGCGTTCGCGGTCCTCTTCGACAACGCGGCGAACGCCTGCTACGAGGCGAGCGTCTCGCTGGCGAGCGGGACGCTCCTGTCGTGGGAGCACATCCCGGGCGTGCAGCCGACGATGACGATCGACGAGCAGGTCGAGTGCGAGCAGGCCGTGCTGAACAGCCCGGAGTTCCGGGCGAAGCTGAAGGAGCACGCCGGGACCGACGACACGAGCCTGGTCATGGTGGACATCTGGAGCGCGGGGAACTACGGCGACCCGGAGGACGGCACGAGACGTCTCGCGCGGCCGCTCTGCTTCCTGCGGTCGGACCCGACGGACAACGGCTACGCCCGGCCGCTCGAGGGCCTGCGGCCGGTGGTGGACCTGAACACCATGGAGGTCGTCCGCGTGGAGGACCACGGGCGTTGGCCCGTGCCGCCCGGCGAGTCCAATTACGCAGCGTCGCGGGCGGATCGCTTCCGCGACGACATCAAATCCCTGGAAATCGCCCAGCCCGATGGGCCTAGCTTCCAGGTCGACGGCTACCGGGTGGCCTGGCAGAAGTGGAAGTTCGTGATCGGCTTCAACGCCCGCGAGGGCCTGACGCTGCACCACCTCCGCTACGACGACGAGGGCCGCGAGCGATCCATCCTCTATCGCGCCTCGCTGACGGAGATGGTCGTCCCCTACGGCGACCCCCGGCCGACGCAGCGGCGGAAGAACGCCTTCGACGTGGGCGAGTACGGCATGGGGATGTGCGCGAACAGCCTGGTGCTCGGCTGCGACTGCCTGGGCCTGATCCGCTACTTCGACGCCCACCTCTGCGACAGCCGCGGGGAGCCGTTCGTCCTGAAGAACGCGGTCTGCATGCACGAGGAGGACTACGGCATCCTCTGGAAGCACACCGACCGCCGCCTGCCGGACGCCCCGGAAGTCCGCCGGTCGCGGCGGCTGGTCGTCTCGTCGGTCTCCACCGTGGAGAACTACGAGTACGGCTTCTTCTGGTACCTCTACCAGGACGGCACGATCCAGTTCGAGGTCAAGCTCACGGGCATCCTCTCCCTGGGCGCCGCGATGCCCGGAGAGTCGCCGCCGCACGGCGTGCTCGTCGCGCCCCAGGTGTACGCGCCCAATCATCAGCACTTCTTCAACATGCGGCTGGACTTCGACCTGGACGGCGTGGCCAACACCGTCCAGCGCGTGGACGTCGCGGCCGACCCGATCGACGACGCCAACCCGTTCGAGAACGCCTTCCGCGAGAGGGCCACGCCGCTGTCCACCGAGAAGGCCGCCAGGGGCAACCTGAGCCTGGAGACGGCCCGGACGTGGAAGGTCGTCAATCCGAACGTCCTGAACCACGTCGGCGAGCCCGTCGGCTACCGCTTCCTGCCGGGGGACAACTCCGTGCCGTTCGCCTCGCCCGACGCCTGGTGGCGCAGGCGGGCGGGGTTCGTGGAGAACCACGTCTGGGTCACGCCGTACCACCCCGGCGAGAAGTACGGCGCCGGGGACTACCCCAACCAGTCCCGCGGCGACGACGGCCTCAAGAGGTGGACCGAGGCCGACCGGCCCGTCGAGGACACGGACGTGGTCCTCTGGTACACCTTCGGCCACACCCACATCCCGCGCCCGGAGGACTACCCCGTCATGCCCACCGCCTACATCGGCTTCACCCTCAAGCCCGCCGGCTTCTTCACGCGGAACCCGGCCGTCGACGTGCCGCCTTCGCCGAAGAAGGGCGGCATGAGCTGCTGCCATTGA